The sequence GGCGATGTCATCGTCATACGCTACGAAGGTCCTGCCGGCGGTCCCGGCATGCGCGAGATGCTCTCTCCCACGGCGAACATCGCCGGCATCGGTCTCGGCGAGGATGTCGCGCTCATCACCGACGGACGATTTTCCGGCGCAACGCGCGGATCATCCATCGGACACGTTTCCCCGGAAGCGGCGCTCGGCGGCCCCATAGCAGCGGTGAACGAAGGGGATATCATCTCCATCGATATACCGGCGAAGAAGCTTACGCTCGAAGTCCCCGATGAAGAGATAAAAAAGCGTCTTGCGAGCATCAAGCCGCGCGAGCCGAAGATAAAAGAGGGATACATGGCGCGTTACGCGAAGATGGTGTCATCAGCGGATAAGGGCGCGGTATTCCCGCTCTAGATGCCGGAAAAACTGAAAGTATCGGCTGTTCTTCCCGCCTCTCCGAAAGAAGTGTTCGAGGCATGGCTTGACAGCAAGGCGCACGGCAGCTTCACCGGCGGCAAAGCGAAGATAGCCCCAAAGGTCGGCGGGGCGTTCACCGCTTGGGATGACTATATTTCGGGAACGACGCTCTCGCTTGAAAAGCACAAGCGTATCGTACAGTCATGGCGCACCGCGGAATTCCCGGACGGCAGCCCCGATTCAGAATTGGAAGTGCTCCTTGCGCCGGTGAAAGGCGGAACGAAGATCACACTGGTGCATACCGAAATCC comes from Spirochaetota bacterium and encodes:
- a CDS encoding SRPBCC domain-containing protein; translation: MPEKLKVSAVLPASPKEVFEAWLDSKAHGSFTGGKAKIAPKVGGAFTAWDDYISGTTLSLEKHKRIVQSWRTAEFPDGSPDSELEVLLAPVKGGTKITLVHTEI